A single window of Paenibacillus sp. FSL H8-0537 DNA harbors:
- the ybeY gene encoding rRNA maturation RNase YbeY, which translates to MSLQLDYSNEQNKVDIPEAWIARLEQLLELAGEAEGMTTGEVTLTFTDNEQIHQLNRDYRNIDRPTDVLSFAMQDDGTDELDIIFEVESEDELDPISGMLGDIVISVEKAVEQSEEYGHSLEREIGFLFVHGFLHLIGYDHETESDEAVMTSKQEAVLSKAGLSR; encoded by the coding sequence ATGAGTTTGCAGCTGGATTATAGCAATGAGCAGAATAAGGTAGACATTCCCGAGGCTTGGATCGCCCGCTTGGAGCAGCTGCTTGAGCTGGCTGGCGAAGCGGAAGGGATGACAACGGGCGAAGTGACGCTGACTTTTACCGATAATGAGCAAATTCATCAGTTGAATCGCGACTACCGCAATATAGATCGTCCTACTGATGTTCTGTCGTTTGCAATGCAGGATGACGGCACGGATGAGCTGGATATCATTTTTGAAGTGGAAAGCGAAGATGAGCTTGATCCTATATCGGGTATGCTGGGCGATATCGTCATTTCCGTTGAGAAAGCGGTTGAGCAAAGCGAGGAGTATGGCCACTCGCTGGAGCGGGAAATCGGCTTCCTGTTCGTTCATGGCTTTCTGCATTTAATCGGTTATGATCACGAGACGGAAAGCGATGAGGCCGTGATGACGAGCAAGCAGGAAGCTGTGCTTTCGAAGGCAGGCTTGTCGCGTTAA
- a CDS encoding YqzL family protein, protein MRNFSWKYFTLTGDVESYMLYKEMDQLGEADHPNALLGDDQQWASELEEASP, encoded by the coding sequence TTGCGGAATTTTTCGTGGAAGTATTTTACATTGACCGGTGATGTGGAGTCTTATATGCTCTACAAGGAAATGGATCAGCTTGGAGAAGCGGATCATCCTAATGCATTGCTCGGTGATGACCAGCAGTGGGCATCCGAGCTAGAAGAAGCTTCTCCTTAG
- the recO gene encoding DNA repair protein RecO yields the protein MLYRVEGIVIRSMDYGENNKIINVLTNTNGKVGILIRGAKKARSRHASLAQPFTYAEFTFFRTSGLGTLNHGEILASNHLLREQLELTAYASYAAELTDRAMQEEDTSSFLFEQLKAYLSGLVEGKDPQIVSHLYEMRVLDMSGYAPVLDHCVECGGEDTPFRISAAAGGVLCRRCGHKDPQGIVLSEAAYKLLRLFVRMDLRRLGSIQVKPETKQELKKVMRMLMDLHIGIPLKSRGFLDQLDKYSL from the coding sequence ATGCTGTATCGTGTGGAAGGCATCGTTATTCGAAGCATGGATTACGGGGAAAATAATAAAATAATTAATGTGCTGACGAATACGAATGGCAAGGTAGGGATATTGATACGCGGCGCGAAGAAGGCTCGGAGCAGGCATGCTTCTCTCGCGCAGCCCTTTACATATGCGGAATTCACTTTTTTTCGCACAAGCGGACTTGGTACGCTGAATCATGGCGAGATTTTAGCATCCAACCATCTACTTCGCGAACAGCTGGAGCTGACTGCTTATGCATCCTATGCGGCAGAATTAACGGATAGGGCCATGCAGGAGGAGGATACCAGTTCTTTTCTATTCGAGCAGCTGAAAGCTTATTTAAGCGGCTTAGTAGAAGGGAAGGACCCGCAAATTGTGTCTCATCTTTACGAGATGAGAGTACTGGATATGTCGGGCTATGCGCCTGTACTGGATCATTGTGTAGAATGCGGCGGAGAGGATACTCCCTTCCGCATTAGTGCGGCCGCAGGCGGTGTATTATGCCGTCGCTGTGGTCACAAAGACCCCCAAGGCATCGTATTGTCTGAAGCAGCGTATAAGCTGCTGCGGTTATTTGTCCGAATGGATTTGCGCAGGCTTGGTTCTATACAAGTCAAGCCAGAAACGAAGCAAGAGCTTAAGAAGGTAATGCGTATGCTGATGGATCTGCATATTGGCATTCCACTGAAGTCGCGCGGCTTTCTGGATCAGCTTGATAAATATAGCTTATAA
- a CDS encoding PhoH family protein has protein sequence MQNETIVVRIPLENAGEGLAVFGPQDKFLRLVEAQCESSITSREAEIVISGAVQEVRSLEQLFSVMLQLVRGGYMPSERDMMYALDLARTMQAEELLDLFKAEITTTFRGKPIRVKTIGQRHYVKTIHKHDVVFGIGPAGTGKTYLAVVLAVAALKQGLVKRIILTRPAVEAGENLGFLPGDLQEKVDPYLRPLYDALHDVLGPEQTVKAFERGTIEVAPLAYMRGRTLDDSFIILDEAQNTTPEQMKMFLTRLGFGSKMVITGDVTQIDLPRGKNSGLIEAQRILQNIDELGFIFFSEQDVVRHSLVQKIIVAYNQDAENKA, from the coding sequence TTGCAAAATGAAACAATAGTCGTCAGAATTCCGCTGGAAAACGCGGGAGAAGGATTAGCGGTATTTGGTCCACAGGACAAGTTCCTAAGACTGGTAGAGGCGCAGTGCGAGTCCTCAATCACATCTCGTGAGGCAGAAATCGTCATTTCTGGTGCTGTGCAGGAGGTACGCTCGCTTGAGCAGTTGTTCAGCGTCATGCTGCAGCTTGTAAGAGGCGGCTACATGCCTTCAGAGCGGGACATGATGTATGCGCTTGATTTGGCCCGTACGATGCAGGCAGAAGAGCTTCTTGATTTATTCAAGGCTGAAATTACAACTACGTTTCGCGGCAAGCCCATCCGGGTGAAGACAATCGGCCAGCGCCATTATGTAAAGACCATTCACAAGCATGATGTCGTATTCGGTATTGGCCCAGCCGGCACAGGAAAAACCTACTTGGCTGTCGTGCTCGCTGTAGCCGCCTTAAAGCAGGGCTTGGTGAAGCGAATCATACTGACAAGGCCAGCTGTCGAGGCAGGCGAAAATCTCGGCTTTCTGCCTGGCGATTTACAGGAGAAGGTCGATCCTTACTTGCGTCCGCTTTATGATGCCCTGCATGATGTGCTGGGACCTGAGCAGACGGTAAAGGCTTTTGAACGCGGCACCATTGAGGTTGCCCCGCTTGCTTACATGCGTGGACGAACCCTTGATGATTCCTTTATTATTTTGGATGAAGCCCAGAACACGACGCCGGAGCAAATGAAGATGTTTTTGACACGGCTAGGCTTTGGCTCCAAGATGGTTATTACCGGCGACGTGACACAGATTGATTTGCCAAGAGGGAAAAACTCAGGTTTAATAGAGGCACAGCGGATTTTGCAAAATATAGACGAACTTGGCTTTATCTTTTTTTCCGAGCAGGATGTTGTCCGTCACTCCTTAGTGCAGAAAATCATTGTCGCCTACAATCAGGACGCTGAGAACAAAGCATAG
- a CDS encoding MDR family MFS transporter: protein MSASQSRLGFVVAGLLLAIFVASIDNTIVSTAMATIVSDLGGMDKFVWVTSAYLVTEMAGMPIFGKLSDMYGRKRFFILGIFLFLLGSVLCGTAESITQLSIYRAIQGIGGGAMLPIAFTIVFDVFPAEKRGKMGGLFGAVFGTSSLFGPLVGAYFTDYINWRWIFYINIPFGIVALLFILLFYKESMEHSKQKIDWWGAATLVGSIVSLMFALELGGNEYAWDSAQILGLFATFAILFIIFIFVERKAAEPIISFKMFRVRLYGASTGAALFYGAAFITAALYIPIFVQGVYGGTATSSGLMLLPMTLGSVFAAQMGGVLANKMPYRNVMVLSAIIFIAGIVLLSTISPETTKWTLAFYMFITGFGIGFSFSVLGMSTIHSFDMRQRGSANATMSFIRSFGMTVGITVFGIIQRNSFTNGMTDAFSGGSGGAALPTENVRQILTPEKRESIPAEIMDNIIGALSHSISTTFMWSIVPAVLALACVLLMGNSSMKELIERERMQAGKLAKGK, encoded by the coding sequence ATGTCTGCGAGTCAAAGTAGACTTGGCTTCGTCGTAGCAGGGTTATTGCTGGCCATCTTCGTTGCATCGATCGATAATACGATTGTTTCAACGGCTATGGCAACGATTGTGAGCGATCTAGGCGGTATGGACAAATTTGTATGGGTCACCTCTGCATATTTGGTAACGGAGATGGCGGGAATGCCGATTTTCGGCAAGCTGTCCGACATGTACGGCAGGAAACGTTTTTTTATATTAGGCATTTTCTTATTTTTACTTGGATCGGTACTTTGCGGAACCGCAGAGTCCATCACACAGCTCAGTATTTACCGGGCTATTCAAGGTATCGGTGGCGGCGCCATGTTGCCGATTGCCTTCACGATTGTCTTTGATGTGTTTCCAGCTGAAAAACGGGGCAAAATGGGCGGCTTGTTTGGAGCCGTATTCGGCACATCGAGCTTATTCGGTCCGCTGGTTGGCGCCTATTTTACCGACTACATCAACTGGCGCTGGATTTTTTATATTAATATTCCGTTTGGAATTGTAGCTTTGCTGTTTATTTTATTGTTTTACAAGGAATCGATGGAGCACTCTAAGCAGAAAATTGACTGGTGGGGAGCCGCAACACTTGTGGGCTCGATTGTCAGCTTAATGTTCGCTCTTGAGCTTGGCGGTAATGAATACGCTTGGGATTCGGCCCAAATTTTAGGGCTGTTCGCGACTTTCGCTATTTTGTTTATTATTTTCATTTTTGTTGAACGCAAGGCGGCTGAGCCGATTATTTCGTTCAAGATGTTCCGTGTGCGCCTGTATGGCGCAAGCACGGGAGCTGCCCTATTTTATGGCGCAGCCTTTATTACAGCGGCTTTGTACATTCCGATTTTTGTACAGGGAGTATACGGAGGTACGGCTACTAGCTCTGGCCTGATGCTGCTGCCGATGACGTTAGGCTCGGTATTTGCAGCGCAAATGGGCGGTGTTCTCGCTAATAAAATGCCATATCGCAATGTTATGGTGCTGTCCGCCATTATTTTTATTGCAGGCATTGTATTGCTCTCAACGATCAGTCCGGAAACGACTAAATGGACGCTTGCCTTCTATATGTTCATTACCGGCTTTGGGATTGGCTTCTCGTTCTCGGTGCTTGGAATGTCCACCATCCACAGCTTCGATATGAGGCAGCGTGGTTCAGCGAATGCCACGATGTCGTTTATACGTTCGTTCGGGATGACAGTGGGCATTACCGTGTTTGGGATTATTCAGCGCAACAGCTTTACGAATGGCATGACCGACGCTTTTTCAGGCGGCAGTGGCGGAGCGGCGCTTCCTACTGAAAATGTCCGGCAAATTTTAACCCCTGAAAAAAGGGAGTCGATTCCCGCGGAAATAATGGATAATATCATTGGCGCGCTGTCGCATTCGATTTCTACAACGTTTATGTGGTCGATTGTGCCGGCTGTGCTGGCGCTTGCTTGTGTACTGCTGATGGGTAATTCCTCGATGAAAGAACTGATCGAGAGGGAACGGATGCAGGCGGGAAAATTGGCAAAGGGAAAATAA
- the era gene encoding GTPase Era, translated as MSTPTTDNRTNGKFRSGFVAIIGRPNVGKSTLMNHLIGQKIAIMSDKPQTTRNKIHGVYTKDNTQIVFLDTPGIHKPQSKLGDYMMKTAQSALQEVEAALFLVDAADGIGGGDRFIIEQLKKVKTPIFLVLNKIDKIDPEQLLPIITKYKDLYDFAEIIPISALQGNNVETLMNQLIRYLPEGPQYYPADQITDHPEQFVVTELVREKILHMTREEIPHSIAVAIEDMKVQENGVVYIGCVIYVERDSQKGIIIGKKGALLKEVGKLARRDIEALLGSRTFLELWVKVKKDWRNQERVLKDLGFRND; from the coding sequence ATGAGTACACCTACAACTGACAACCGTACAAACGGCAAATTTCGTTCCGGCTTTGTAGCCATCATCGGCCGACCTAATGTGGGCAAGTCTACGCTGATGAATCATCTGATCGGGCAAAAAATTGCCATTATGTCGGACAAGCCGCAAACGACACGCAACAAAATCCATGGCGTATACACGAAAGACAATACGCAAATCGTATTTCTAGACACGCCTGGCATTCACAAGCCGCAGTCCAAGCTTGGCGATTACATGATGAAAACCGCGCAAAGCGCGCTTCAGGAAGTCGAAGCTGCCCTGTTTCTTGTTGATGCAGCCGATGGCATTGGCGGCGGCGACCGTTTTATTATCGAGCAGTTGAAAAAGGTTAAGACGCCGATTTTTCTCGTGCTGAACAAAATCGACAAAATCGATCCAGAGCAGCTGCTGCCGATTATTACGAAATATAAAGATTTATATGATTTTGCGGAAATCATTCCAATTTCTGCGCTGCAGGGCAATAATGTGGAGACACTAATGAATCAGCTGATCCGCTATTTGCCAGAAGGGCCGCAATATTACCCTGCCGATCAAATTACGGATCATCCGGAGCAGTTCGTTGTAACGGAGCTGGTGCGCGAGAAGATTTTGCATATGACGCGTGAGGAGATTCCACATTCCATTGCGGTTGCGATTGAGGACATGAAGGTGCAGGAGAATGGCGTTGTCTACATTGGCTGTGTCATCTATGTCGAGCGCGACTCCCAGAAGGGCATTATTATCGGCAAGAAGGGTGCCTTGCTCAAGGAAGTTGGCAAGCTTGCGCGCCGCGATATTGAAGCGCTTCTTGGCTCCCGTACGTTCCTTGAGCTATGGGTTAAGGTCAAGAAGGATTGGCGCAACCAAGAGAGAGTGCTTAAAGATTTAGGCTTTAGAAACGACTAA
- the yqfC gene encoding sporulation protein YqfC, with protein MNRLKRKLRKMTADILDLPQDVVYDLPRLTMIGDRQLYIENHRGVIHFSSEQLRLALSKGELEVTGNSLVIRTIWTEEVFIEGQITGIALRE; from the coding sequence ATGAACCGTTTAAAACGCAAACTTCGCAAAATGACAGCGGATATTCTGGATTTGCCCCAGGATGTCGTCTATGATCTTCCCCGGCTGACGATGATCGGCGATCGCCAGTTATATATTGAGAACCATCGCGGTGTCATACATTTTTCCAGCGAGCAGCTTAGGCTTGCGCTCAGCAAGGGCGAGCTTGAGGTGACGGGAAACTCGCTCGTTATTCGAACGATTTGGACAGAAGAGGTTTTTATTGAAGGTCAAATTACAGGCATAGCCTTGCGGGAGTAG
- the cdd gene encoding cytidine deaminase — protein sequence MTVTYEGLQENYAALLNQAGEAMTRAYTPYSKFNVGAALLDNDGHVHFGCNVENAAYGPGNCAERTAMFRAIADGKQPGQFQAIAVIGNTEEPITPCGICRQVLVELLYPDTPVIMGNLRGNWSISTVSDLLPGAFTPMVLKKGQAEA from the coding sequence ATGACAGTTACTTATGAAGGTTTACAGGAGAATTATGCTGCGCTGCTTAATCAGGCAGGTGAGGCGATGACGCGGGCATACACCCCGTATTCCAAGTTTAATGTTGGAGCTGCTCTGCTGGATAACGACGGGCATGTCCACTTTGGCTGCAATGTTGAAAATGCCGCTTATGGTCCTGGCAACTGCGCGGAGCGCACAGCTATGTTTCGGGCCATCGCCGACGGCAAGCAGCCAGGTCAATTTCAGGCAATAGCGGTTATTGGAAATACGGAAGAACCTATTACGCCATGCGGAATTTGCCGCCAGGTGCTCGTTGAGCTGCTTTACCCGGATACGCCAGTCATTATGGGCAATCTGCGGGGCAACTGGTCGATTTCGACCGTCTCGGACTTGCTGCCTGGAGCATTTACACCAATGGTATTGAAAAAGGGGCAAGCTGAAGCCTAA
- the yqfD gene encoding sporulation protein YqfD has protein sequence MKLKWSDWVLGVVTVNIRGGQPERLVNRALEGGLQLASIGWTGDGKLQFDVSVSDYFRLKPFLKETGCRAHVVKRQGMPFWLVRLEKRKFFIAGIALFFIGIYLLSSLIWSVEVKGNLKLTEEEIIEAARQEGIFPLQWSFRLEDTDIISKRLVNKLPKATWIGVEKKGTRIIIQVAETTEPDHRELENPRHLIASADAVITEIYTERGRAVVKKNAKVKKGQTLISGTLGGGAYTQTVVAKGSVRGLVWYEFNIASPMSQQVKVYTGEKKQKWYVVIGGRALQVSGYGKNPYEQSETIVEEDKANFKSISLPFGRMKQTVMEVHTEELKLSADEAREGGILQAKANVMTKAGSDAVIRDEIVLHEKTENGKVYMKVLFEVEQSIVKEMPLVQMQGD, from the coding sequence TTGAAGCTGAAATGGTCGGACTGGGTACTCGGCGTCGTTACGGTTAATATCAGGGGCGGACAACCTGAGCGGCTTGTGAATCGTGCATTGGAAGGGGGGCTGCAGCTTGCGTCCATCGGTTGGACGGGCGATGGCAAGCTGCAGTTTGATGTGTCTGTGAGCGATTATTTTCGCTTAAAGCCTTTTTTAAAGGAGACAGGCTGTAGGGCGCATGTCGTAAAGCGGCAAGGGATGCCGTTTTGGTTGGTAAGGCTGGAAAAACGTAAATTTTTCATCGCAGGCATTGCGTTATTTTTCATTGGCATCTACTTGCTTTCCTCGCTTATATGGTCGGTTGAGGTTAAGGGCAACTTGAAATTAACGGAAGAGGAAATTATAGAGGCGGCAAGGCAGGAGGGGATTTTTCCGCTCCAATGGTCGTTCCGTTTGGAGGATACGGATATTATATCCAAGAGGCTCGTCAACAAGCTGCCGAAAGCAACGTGGATTGGGGTGGAGAAGAAAGGAACGAGAATCATCATTCAAGTGGCGGAAACGACAGAACCGGATCATCGGGAATTGGAAAATCCCCGCCACCTCATTGCGTCAGCCGATGCGGTCATTACGGAAATTTATACGGAACGCGGTCGTGCTGTCGTAAAGAAAAATGCGAAGGTCAAAAAAGGGCAAACGTTGATTTCGGGCACGCTGGGCGGCGGCGCTTATACGCAAACGGTTGTGGCAAAGGGCTCGGTACGTGGGCTAGTCTGGTATGAGTTTAATATTGCTTCACCGATGTCGCAGCAGGTAAAAGTATATACGGGGGAAAAAAAGCAGAAGTGGTACGTCGTCATTGGCGGCAGAGCGCTGCAGGTGAGCGGCTACGGCAAAAATCCGTACGAGCAGTCGGAGACAATCGTGGAGGAGGATAAAGCGAACTTTAAAAGCATAAGCCTGCCCTTCGGTCGGATGAAGCAGACGGTAATGGAAGTACATACGGAAGAGCTGAAACTATCAGCGGATGAAGCGCGCGAGGGTGGAATTTTGCAGGCGAAAGCGAATGTTATGACGAAAGCGGGCAGCGATGCGGTCATCCGGGATGAAATTGTTTTGCATGAAAAGACGGAGAATGGTAAAGTTTATATGAAAGTTCTTTTTGAAGTAGAGCAATCGATTGTGAAAGAGATGCCCCTAGTCCAGATGCAAGGAGATTGA
- a CDS encoding ABC transporter permease subunit: MNSRTATLIRLIKRDKYLLLMFSPIFIYYLVIMYFPMPGVIMAFKNFTPGNGIFSGDWVGFKWFIQFYDSIYFWRLLRNTFLLAFLPLLFGFPIPILFAICVVEIKNRAFKRFAQTITYLPHFISTVVIAGMLINFLSPTDGIINILLGKIGIEPINFMMEPGWFRTIFTSSDIWQSFGFSSIIYIAAIMSIDPEMYDSGKIDGVNKFQELWHLTLPSIKPTIIILLLLSLGGIMSVGFEKVYLLYNAATYETGDVLSTYVYRMGIIGQNYSFATAIGVFNSIITFILVFAANQLTRRATNMSLW, translated from the coding sequence TTGAATAGCCGCACTGCGACTCTGATTAGGCTAATCAAACGGGACAAATATTTACTGCTCATGTTTTCCCCTATTTTTATTTATTATTTAGTCATTATGTACTTTCCAATGCCGGGCGTCATCATGGCTTTCAAAAACTTTACGCCGGGAAATGGCATCTTCAGCGGGGATTGGGTGGGGTTTAAATGGTTCATCCAATTTTATGACTCGATATATTTTTGGAGATTGCTGCGCAACACCTTCTTGCTTGCTTTTCTGCCGTTGCTGTTCGGATTTCCGATTCCGATTTTGTTCGCGATTTGCGTAGTCGAAATTAAAAACAGGGCATTTAAGCGCTTCGCCCAAACGATTACGTATTTGCCGCATTTTATTTCAACCGTTGTCATCGCCGGCATGCTGATTAACTTCCTGTCGCCGACGGATGGCATCATCAACATTTTGCTAGGGAAGATAGGGATTGAGCCAATTAATTTCATGATGGAGCCGGGATGGTTCCGAACGATTTTCACCAGCTCGGACATTTGGCAAAGCTTCGGCTTTAGCTCCATCATCTACATTGCAGCGATCATGAGTATTGATCCGGAAATGTATGATTCAGGAAAAATCGACGGGGTCAACAAATTTCAAGAATTATGGCATTTAACGCTTCCGAGCATTAAACCTACAATAATTATTTTACTGCTGCTTTCACTTGGCGGCATTATGAGCGTAGGCTTCGAGAAAGTATATCTGCTTTATAACGCAGCAACATATGAAACAGGAGATGTGCTTTCGACCTATGTGTACCGGATGGGTATCATCGGGCAAAACTACAGCTTCGCAACAGCCATTGGCGTATTCAATTCCATCATTACTTTTATTCTCGTTTTTGCGGCGAATCAATTGACCCGGCGGGCAACGAACATGTCGCTATGGTAA
- a CDS encoding diacylglycerol kinase family protein, translating into MKKFIRSLGFAWAGIAFGVQNERHMRIHVLVAAAVTLLGAFLSLSGMEWALLLLTMALVIVAEMINTAVEKVVDLASPERHALAKTAKDVAAGAVLLAACFAVFIGFIILGPPLWQVITAGSQ; encoded by the coding sequence ATGAAGAAATTCATACGCAGTTTAGGATTTGCGTGGGCGGGCATAGCATTTGGCGTGCAAAATGAGCGCCATATGCGCATTCATGTGCTGGTCGCTGCTGCCGTCACTCTGCTCGGTGCTTTTCTATCGCTTTCAGGTATGGAATGGGCACTGCTGCTGCTCACGATGGCACTCGTAATCGTAGCAGAAATGATTAATACTGCAGTGGAAAAGGTTGTAGATCTTGCAAGCCCGGAGCGCCATGCGCTCGCTAAGACGGCAAAAGATGTTGCTGCTGGCGCTGTACTGCTGGCAGCATGCTTTGCCGTCTTCATTGGTTTTATTATTCTTGGCCCGCCATTATGGCAGGTAATAACGGCGGGAAGCCAGTAA
- a CDS encoding HDIG domain-containing metalloprotein, with translation MNQNQNHSGKQGNLQSTKAAGWKQSVAVRFVLMLLFVLLFYFSLAPHLVPETYDIQEGVASEKDIVAPHQIPDSKATLQAQEEAANRVDAIYSNVALRSELLLGEIFSRMEQLNQDDQVTTQNKIDIYRNEIPGRYPDFVDNYVKVNKGNGTYSDTLLDEMAVVIKEQEYAIPEETFYKMPRMSVESITEMRQVAQEIVRKLMSEQLRSADAARTRVAELVNASSLSDRTSREIVQELARFSIMPNRFLDKEATDEAKIQAKKNTPQVVIKEGDVLVKRGQVITPEMYELLKDSALLQDKRNYWPQLGLLILSILFIAAMYSYLHQSGGISGLKPKYNNAQILMLWLIYLINIVVMIIISLIQTDEIPYVGFLAPAALGTMLITLLLDMHLALISSILFAIIGSIVLNSGTGQNQIFDFQYGFVIIVVSVAAIFSIHRASQRSTILKAGIMVSLFGTFSVLTLMLLTERLDQGPLVYSLCFAFASGLLTAVLVIGLMPFFEVTFGILSALKLVELSNPNHPLLRKLLTETPGTYHHSVMVGNLSEAAAESIGADGLLCRVGSFYHDIGKTKRPNYFIENQTNMENPHDSIDPKLSRSIICAHARDGVDMLKAHNIPKPIRDIAEQHHGTTSLKFFYYKALKQAEEQGEEPSFTEDDFRYPGPKAQSKEAAVVGIADCVEAAVRSLRSPTVEQVEAMINKIIKSRLDDNQYNECDLTLKELDKIAQSLKESVIGIFHSRIEYPEDVKSKERLA, from the coding sequence ATGAACCAGAACCAGAATCATTCCGGTAAACAGGGGAACCTGCAGAGCACCAAGGCTGCGGGGTGGAAACAGAGCGTAGCTGTCCGCTTCGTGCTCATGTTATTATTTGTGTTGCTGTTTTATTTCAGTCTCGCTCCGCATCTCGTTCCCGAAACCTATGATATTCAAGAGGGCGTTGCCAGCGAGAAGGATATCGTCGCTCCCCATCAAATACCGGATAGCAAGGCGACGCTGCAGGCGCAGGAGGAAGCGGCTAACCGCGTAGATGCGATCTATTCGAACGTTGCGCTGCGCAGCGAGCTGCTGCTGGGCGAGATATTTTCGCGCATGGAGCAGTTGAACCAGGACGATCAGGTAACGACGCAAAATAAAATCGATATATACCGCAATGAAATTCCTGGTCGGTATCCCGATTTTGTCGATAATTACGTCAAGGTGAACAAAGGCAATGGCACTTATAGCGATACGCTGCTCGATGAGATGGCGGTCGTTATTAAAGAGCAGGAATATGCGATTCCAGAGGAAACGTTTTATAAAATGCCACGGATGTCGGTAGAGTCAATCACGGAAATGCGCCAGGTTGCGCAGGAGATCGTGCGCAAGCTAATGAGCGAGCAGCTCCGCAGCGCCGATGCTGCGCGTACCCGTGTGGCGGAGCTGGTGAACGCAAGCTCCCTCTCCGACCGGACTAGCCGTGAAATCGTGCAGGAGCTGGCACGTTTCTCGATTATGCCGAACCGCTTTCTGGATAAGGAAGCAACGGATGAAGCGAAAATCCAAGCGAAGAAGAACACGCCTCAGGTTGTCATCAAGGAAGGCGATGTTCTCGTCAAGCGGGGCCAAGTCATTACGCCGGAAATGTATGAGCTGCTGAAGGATTCGGCGCTGCTGCAGGATAAACGCAATTATTGGCCGCAGCTCGGCTTGCTTATTTTGTCCATTTTGTTCATCGCGGCAATGTACAGCTATTTACATCAGTCGGGCGGCATTTCCGGCTTGAAGCCGAAATATAATAATGCGCAAATTTTAATGCTGTGGCTCATTTATTTGATCAACATCGTTGTGATGATCATTATTTCATTGATCCAGACGGATGAGATCCCGTATGTCGGCTTCCTCGCTCCTGCGGCGCTGGGGACGATGCTGATTACGCTGCTGCTGGATATGCATTTGGCGTTGATTAGCTCGATTCTGTTTGCGATTATCGGCAGCATTGTGCTGAATTCGGGCACGGGGCAAAATCAAATTTTCGATTTCCAATACGGCTTTGTTATTATCGTCGTATCTGTCGCGGCTATCTTCTCGATTCATCGAGCGAGCCAGCGGTCGACGATTTTAAAGGCGGGCATTATGGTCAGCCTGTTCGGCACGTTTTCCGTTCTTACGCTTATGCTGCTGACGGAGCGGCTGGATCAAGGGCCACTTGTGTATTCGCTTTGCTTTGCCTTTGCGAGCGGCTTGCTTACAGCTGTGCTTGTTATTGGCCTTATGCCGTTTTTTGAAGTGACATTTGGCATTTTATCGGCGCTCAAGCTAGTCGAGCTGTCTAACCCGAACCATCCGCTGCTGCGCAAGCTGCTCACGGAGACGCCGGGAACGTATCATCACAGCGTCATGGTTGGCAATTTGTCGGAGGCTGCGGCTGAGTCCATCGGGGCGGACGGGCTGCTCTGCCGTGTAGGCTCGTTCTACCATGACATAGGGAAGACGAAGCGGCCGAATTATTTTATTGAAAATCAGACGAATATGGAAAATCCGCATGATTCGATTGATCCAAAGCTTAGCCGGTCGATCATTTGCGCCCATGCGCGGGACGGCGTCGATATGCTCAAGGCGCATAATATACCTAAGCCTATTCGTGATATTGCCGAGCAGCATCATGGCACGACGTCGCTGAAATTCTTTTATTACAAGGCGCTTAAGCAGGCTGAGGAGCAGGGGGAGGAGCCTTCATTTACGGAGGATGACTTCCGCTATCCTGGCCCGAAAGCGCAGTCGAAGGAAGCCGCCGTTGTCGGCATCGCCGATTGCGTGGAAGCGGCTGTCCGCAGCCTGCGCAGCCCTACGGTTGAGCAGGTGGAAGCGATGATCAACAAAATCATCAAAAGCAGGTTGGATGACAACCAATACAACGAATGCGATTTGACGCTCAAGGAGCTGGATAAGATCGCACAGTCGCTCAAGGAAAGCGTCATCGGGATTTTTCATTCCCGCATTGAGTACCCTGAGGATGTTAAGTCAAAGGAGCGTTTAGCATGA